In the genome of Nitrospira japonica, one region contains:
- a CDS encoding glycosyltransferase family 2 protein, whose amino-acid sequence MTDPLITVVICTYNRAGLLAGALQTVCAQTLEGSRYEILVVDNNSTDDTAQVVGQWQHGPATVRYVFESKQGLSFARNRGYEEARGEYVAYLDDDCKVTAGWLATAVRVIEKEKALIFGGPYFAFYDTEKPKWFRDEYGSHVQGDVSRALTDQEYLDGANMFINRRLLQGLGGFNPRFGMAGNDLGYGEEVRFQRHAREHRAGLAIRYEPELYVHHLVSRKKMTLRWKLHQMFVMGHAWHRLIHEGVRDLATVTDVLKEAVRTIRALCLDVVRGVLRRDRSRYRFLQNYLYEHSFVSVHRLGQLHEQFIGLMAARRGRA is encoded by the coding sequence ATGACCGATCCTCTCATTACCGTCGTCATTTGCACATACAACCGAGCGGGATTATTGGCCGGCGCGTTGCAAACGGTCTGCGCCCAAACGCTTGAAGGCAGTCGCTATGAGATCCTGGTCGTCGACAATAATTCGACCGATGACACTGCACAGGTGGTGGGGCAGTGGCAGCATGGGCCGGCGACGGTGCGCTATGTGTTCGAGTCGAAGCAAGGACTTTCGTTCGCGAGAAATCGCGGATATGAGGAGGCTCGCGGCGAGTACGTCGCCTATCTGGACGACGACTGCAAAGTCACGGCTGGCTGGCTTGCAACGGCCGTCCGAGTGATTGAAAAGGAAAAGGCTCTCATCTTCGGCGGGCCGTACTTCGCCTTTTATGACACGGAAAAGCCGAAGTGGTTTCGAGACGAGTATGGAAGTCATGTCCAAGGCGATGTCAGCCGTGCACTTACGGATCAAGAGTATTTGGACGGGGCCAATATGTTCATCAACCGCCGGTTGCTTCAGGGACTTGGCGGTTTCAACCCTCGCTTCGGCATGGCGGGGAATGATTTGGGCTACGGCGAGGAAGTGCGATTTCAGCGACATGCCCGTGAACATCGTGCGGGGCTGGCCATTCGCTATGAGCCTGAGTTGTATGTGCACCACCTCGTATCAAGGAAAAAGATGACGCTTCGGTGGAAGCTGCATCAGATGTTCGTCATGGGGCACGCTTGGCATCGGCTCATCCACGAAGGGGTGCGTGACCTTGCGACTGTGACGGACGTGCTCAAGGAAGCCGTTCGGACGATCAGAGCCCTCTGTCTCGACGTGGTTCGTGGTGTCCTGAGACGGGACCGCAGTCGATATCGCTTCCTGCAGAATTATCTTTACGAACATAGCTTCGTCAGTGTGCATCGATTGGGCCAACTGCATGAGCAGTTCATCGGGCTGATGGCCGCACGACGCGGTCGAGCGTGA
- a CDS encoding glycosyltransferase family 2 protein has protein sequence MPPKVSVVMSVYQGEQYLEEALRGVLNQTWRDYEFIIVDDGSTDDTALILNNHAERDRRIKLLKNEHNLGLTKSLNRALSIVQGEYVARQDADDVSMRRRLESQVKLMESRPQVGLVGTACRVIDAEGRALGDYVWPTSDTAIRWHMLFHNAFCHSSVMWRRSAFGEHEPRYDEGYRYSQDYALWTVLLRSAKAENLEVPLVAYRSHDRNIEATSRAAQQDSADNIAAQAIDELLGDELINRENLRTLRQWYNRWPDRLVASDRHVCALYLRILSAFVRVHSSRSGDMAEICRSVVERVLSSLTGSSPIELWRAGLAGTLLQLDGPFVMKFMGRGYWKRMKSLLRPVVRPAINERDTRRRL, from the coding sequence ATGCCGCCTAAGGTCAGCGTTGTCATGTCGGTCTACCAAGGGGAGCAGTACCTCGAAGAGGCGCTGAGAGGAGTGCTCAATCAGACATGGCGTGATTATGAATTTATTATCGTGGACGATGGATCCACCGACGACACTGCTTTGATCCTGAACAATCACGCGGAGCGCGACCGAAGGATTAAGCTGTTGAAGAACGAGCACAATCTCGGCTTGACCAAATCGCTGAATCGAGCCCTATCCATCGTTCAAGGAGAGTATGTCGCCAGACAGGATGCCGACGATGTGTCGATGCGCCGTCGGCTGGAATCCCAAGTGAAACTTATGGAGAGCCGCCCACAGGTCGGACTGGTCGGGACCGCTTGCCGGGTGATTGATGCAGAAGGGCGTGCTCTCGGCGATTACGTGTGGCCCACGAGCGATACGGCGATTCGATGGCACATGTTGTTCCACAACGCCTTCTGCCACAGTTCGGTTATGTGGCGGCGATCGGCCTTCGGTGAACACGAGCCCCGGTATGACGAAGGGTATCGGTACAGCCAGGACTATGCGTTGTGGACCGTACTGCTCAGATCCGCGAAGGCGGAAAATCTCGAGGTTCCCCTGGTCGCCTATCGATCTCATGACAGGAACATCGAAGCCACTTCACGGGCGGCTCAACAAGACAGTGCCGACAACATTGCCGCACAAGCGATTGATGAGTTGCTTGGTGACGAATTGATCAACCGCGAAAACCTCCGGACACTGCGCCAGTGGTACAACCGGTGGCCTGATCGTCTCGTTGCGTCTGATCGTCATGTGTGCGCGCTGTATCTACGGATATTATCCGCTTTTGTTCGTGTACATTCCTCCCGGTCCGGCGACATGGCAGAGATATGCCGCAGCGTGGTGGAGCGAGTGTTGTCTTCGCTAACCGGTTCTTCTCCGATCGAACTCTGGCGAGCCGGACTAGCCGGCACGCTCCTGCAGCTGGATGGGCCGTTCGTGATGAAGTTCATGGGGAGGGGATATTGGAAGCGTATGAAGAGCCTACTCCGGCCCGTGGTCAGACCCGCGATAAATGAGCGCGACACCAGGCGCCGCCTATGA
- a CDS encoding class I SAM-dependent methyltransferase: MIPQIHGLTRVAAALLKRLDTPALERLITGLAIERAATLPADESLRFLFRMQAALYPILGKTAVRYGGGVHTKHRHTKYHDFFVRRIRAHERVLDIGCGIGAVAFDIAERAGARVLGIDLVSGNIDAARRQHSHPRVEYRVQDGLASFGEQSFDVVVLSNILEHLSSRPEFLRGVSARVRPSRFLIRIPLFERDWQVPLKRELGVEWRLDDTHETEYTLESFDEEMRQAGCRITHQEVRWGEIWAEVTPDAA, translated from the coding sequence ATGATACCGCAAATACACGGTCTGACCAGAGTGGCGGCTGCTCTCCTGAAACGTCTCGATACTCCGGCCCTCGAGCGGCTGATCACAGGGCTCGCAATCGAACGGGCGGCGACTTTGCCGGCCGATGAATCCCTGCGGTTTCTATTTCGGATGCAAGCCGCGCTGTATCCCATTCTCGGGAAGACGGCCGTCAGGTATGGAGGAGGCGTTCATACCAAGCATCGCCACACGAAGTATCACGATTTCTTTGTCAGGAGAATTCGGGCCCACGAGCGGGTGCTGGACATCGGCTGTGGAATCGGAGCCGTCGCGTTCGACATCGCGGAACGGGCTGGAGCGAGGGTTCTCGGCATCGATCTGGTCTCGGGAAATATCGACGCCGCGAGGCGGCAGCATTCACATCCAAGAGTCGAGTATCGAGTGCAGGACGGTCTGGCATCGTTCGGCGAGCAGTCCTTCGACGTGGTGGTGCTGTCTAATATTCTCGAGCATCTGTCATCCCGTCCGGAGTTCCTTCGCGGTGTCTCGGCCCGCGTGCGTCCTTCGAGGTTCCTGATCCGCATTCCGTTGTTCGAGCGCGATTGGCAGGTCCCGCTCAAACGAGAATTGGGGGTCGAGTGGAGGCTGGATGATACGCATGAAACGGAATATACCCTCGAGTCATTTGATGAAGAGATGCGGCAGGCCGGTTGCCGGATTACGCATCAGGAAGTCCGATGGGGGGAGATTTGGGCTGAGGTAACACCCGATGCCGCCTAA
- a CDS encoding glycosyltransferase family 4 protein yields the protein MPQAHIDANLVLYFTRGVSLQAWKDAGLLEREVSLYQSMRPHLQGVAFVTYGGESENSLGASVQGIRIVYNKWAVPKRWYGRLMSWVPPWRKKRNVIVKSNQIQGADVAQLAARRYGKPFIARCGYLPSNNAARIYGDHSSQARRARDLERTIFAGADRVVVTTPAIRETILKRYQISPDLVRVIPNYVDTTIFIPEANGGRVANRLMYVGRLDEEKNPLALIEAVRGLSVELLIIGNGSLGERLRREIERENLPVRLLGNIPNHRLPALLTTAAAFIMPSLIEGHPKALLEAMACGSPVIGTDVPGIREVIQHRSNGFLCGTSPVEIRSAIESVLGDRSLQCRMGNSAREYVVHSCSLDRIVEMELELLGELSAAA from the coding sequence ATGCCACAGGCTCACATCGACGCAAACCTCGTCCTGTACTTTACGCGCGGAGTCTCCCTTCAGGCTTGGAAGGATGCGGGTCTGCTTGAACGGGAAGTCTCGCTCTATCAGTCGATGCGACCGCATCTCCAAGGAGTGGCCTTTGTCACCTACGGTGGGGAATCGGAAAACAGTCTGGGCGCCTCTGTCCAGGGCATTCGCATCGTGTACAACAAATGGGCCGTGCCGAAGCGGTGGTACGGCAGGTTGATGTCGTGGGTGCCGCCCTGGCGTAAGAAGCGGAACGTCATCGTCAAGAGTAACCAGATTCAGGGAGCCGATGTCGCTCAACTTGCCGCACGGCGGTATGGGAAGCCGTTCATAGCCCGCTGCGGCTATCTGCCATCGAACAATGCCGCGCGCATATACGGGGATCATTCATCCCAAGCTCGCCGGGCTCGGGATCTCGAACGGACGATCTTTGCTGGCGCGGACCGTGTGGTCGTGACCACCCCTGCCATTCGAGAAACGATTCTCAAACGGTACCAGATCAGTCCTGACCTGGTTCGCGTGATTCCCAACTACGTGGACACGACGATCTTTATCCCCGAGGCAAACGGTGGGCGGGTGGCGAATCGCTTGATGTATGTCGGGCGGCTTGACGAAGAAAAGAATCCGCTGGCGCTGATTGAAGCCGTCCGGGGATTGTCTGTGGAACTGCTAATTATCGGGAACGGTTCATTGGGCGAGCGGTTGCGTCGGGAGATCGAACGGGAGAATCTTCCGGTCCGATTGTTGGGCAACATACCTAACCACCGCCTGCCGGCGCTCCTGACCACCGCGGCGGCGTTCATCATGCCCTCGCTTATCGAAGGACATCCCAAAGCCCTGCTGGAGGCTATGGCATGCGGAAGTCCTGTCATTGGAACCGACGTCCCCGGAATTCGTGAAGTAATCCAACACCGGTCCAACGGATTTCTCTGCGGCACATCTCCCGTGGAAATACGATCGGCGATCGAGTCGGTGCTCGGCGATCGTTCTCTGCAATGCAGAATGGGCAACAGCGCACGGGAGTACGTCGTCCACTCCTGCTCGTTGGACAGGATCGTCGAGATGGAGTTGGAGTTGCTCGGGGAGCTGTCCGCCGCGGCTTGA
- a CDS encoding methyltransferase domain-containing protein, with protein MMTSSIDRKFDTGYVYTDRQTKAKYVWLKYRDILAGRILDVGADACHLREHLPSETHYCGIGLGGRVDRVVDLERSPLPFPDRSFTSVLCLDVLEHVDNIHAVFDEVCRVSQKYVIVSLPNAWVDFYNMLRRGDYRPDQPMKFYGLPVEPPPDRHKWFFCPEEAERFVRYRAEKNGMRIVQEDYEGTANEGSGWRGMVKTWARRILMRPDLAVKNLYAGTLWVVLERK; from the coding sequence ATGATGACTTCGTCGATCGACAGAAAGTTCGACACGGGATACGTCTATACGGATCGTCAGACGAAGGCCAAGTATGTATGGCTCAAGTACCGGGACATTCTCGCAGGACGCATCCTTGATGTGGGCGCCGATGCCTGTCATCTCCGGGAGCATCTGCCATCAGAAACTCACTATTGCGGCATTGGCCTCGGGGGACGAGTAGACCGCGTCGTTGATCTCGAAAGATCGCCGCTGCCCTTTCCCGACCGGTCGTTTACATCCGTGCTCTGCCTGGATGTGCTGGAGCATGTCGATAACATCCATGCCGTCTTCGACGAGGTATGCCGTGTCAGTCAGAAATACGTCATCGTGTCCCTCCCCAACGCGTGGGTGGATTTCTACAACATGCTGCGACGGGGTGACTATCGACCAGACCAACCGATGAAGTTTTATGGGTTGCCCGTTGAGCCTCCGCCGGACCGTCATAAGTGGTTTTTTTGTCCCGAGGAGGCGGAGCGGTTCGTTCGATATCGGGCGGAGAAGAACGGCATGCGTATTGTGCAAGAGGACTATGAAGGCACGGCGAACGAGGGGAGCGGCTGGAGGGGTATGGTCAAGACATGGGCGCGAAGGATCCTCATGAGGCCCGACCTTGCGGTCAAGAACCTCTATGCCGGCACGCTCTGGGTCGTTCTCGAAAGAAAATAG
- a CDS encoding class I SAM-dependent methyltransferase, protein MGIGKDIERRGHVVGFREEIANAAGQGDDYFFGWFDNGKDKESSFIRGHWDFMFHIALPMAPYMANPEDKVALEIGHGGGRLLAAASRSFRQVIGTDIHNHNAQVVEALRERGVCNSLLFKTDGTTLPVPSNAIDCVYSFIVLQHVEKFSVFKRYLEETYRVLRPEGVAVLYFGRKYGWSFNRSSRWLYLADRFTERFRLGRGFEELPARVNGTNLKVSLSHASDLAIAMGFSVLHTLVSRRRVPDGIARYGGQNGMVLRKPGASSDRRIKA, encoded by the coding sequence ATGGGAATTGGAAAAGACATCGAGCGGCGTGGGCATGTCGTAGGGTTTCGGGAAGAGATTGCGAACGCAGCCGGACAAGGCGACGACTATTTCTTCGGATGGTTCGACAATGGAAAAGATAAGGAATCGTCTTTTATCAGGGGACATTGGGATTTCATGTTCCATATCGCATTGCCCATGGCTCCGTATATGGCGAATCCAGAGGACAAAGTCGCATTGGAGATAGGACACGGTGGAGGGAGGCTCTTGGCCGCCGCGAGCCGCTCTTTTCGACAAGTCATCGGAACCGACATCCACAATCACAATGCTCAGGTCGTTGAGGCGCTGAGAGAGCGAGGGGTGTGCAACAGTCTGTTATTCAAAACGGATGGAACCACATTGCCGGTACCATCGAATGCAATCGATTGTGTGTATTCCTTCATCGTGTTGCAGCACGTTGAGAAGTTCAGTGTTTTTAAACGTTACCTCGAGGAGACGTACCGGGTTCTCAGGCCGGAAGGGGTTGCAGTGCTCTACTTCGGACGAAAATACGGATGGTCCTTCAACCGGTCATCCAGATGGCTCTACCTGGCTGATCGGTTCACCGAACGCTTTCGATTGGGACGAGGGTTTGAGGAGCTGCCAGCCAGAGTGAACGGCACAAACTTGAAGGTGTCCCTGTCGCACGCAAGTGACCTTGCCATCGCGATGGGCTTTTCCGTGCTCCATACCTTGGTGTCCCGCCGGAGGGTACCTGACGGAATAGCACGCTACGGCGGACAGAACGGCATGGTGCTCAGGAAGCCAGGCGCTTCGTCTGATCGTCGGATAAAGGCATGA